One Streptomyces zhihengii genomic window, GGCGCGGGGGAAGCGGGCGGGGGCTGGGGCGAGCGCGGCGTTCGAGCGCGGCATCGCGGCGCTCGCCCAGTACATCGAGCGGGAAGGACGCACCGTGGTCCCCCGGGCCTGGGTCGAACAGTTGCGGGACGGGCCGCAGAATCTGGGGGTGTGGGTATCGAACACCCGATCACGGCGGGCCGGGC contains:
- a CDS encoding Helicase associated domain protein, producing the protein ARGKRAGAGASAAFERGIAALAQYIEREGRTVVPRAWVEQLRDGPQNLGVWVSNTRSRRAGLSEEQRSRLAALGIDWA